One segment of Spiroplasma cantharicola DNA contains the following:
- a CDS encoding lipoprotein yields the protein MRKLLNVISATALVGTSTLVVVSCSSNKKFNEFKGWIDNKESFILYMGADDCPHCKDFDNAKKDYSDKFNSKMNELNTSYEQKVIRQGISYPDSMTAYGEKLNNKVDFREFKTEEVQNKFNEKWSKNILDWMIEEVTQIYKTKVFGNTETKEKIAYNESKKKVKTYFNNNNGVPMFIVIRNGKLVTWEVGFGKSEQGWTEKIIDELFEPLITAMNNSDQETVFIDKVNKGQSTGGGETPDPDPGTDPGTEPGTDSRKQLYQFNYSLDNLELINNYSNK from the coding sequence GTGAGAAAATTACTTAATGTAATTTCAGCAACAGCATTAGTTGGAACATCAACTTTAGTTGTTGTTTCATGTAGTTCAAACAAAAAATTTAACGAATTTAAAGGTTGAATTGATAATAAAGAATCATTTATTCTATATATGGGTGCAGATGATTGTCCACATTGTAAGGACTTTGATAATGCTAAAAAAGATTATAGTGATAAATTCAATTCAAAAATGAATGAGTTAAATACTAGTTATGAGCAAAAAGTTATAAGACAAGGAATAAGTTATCCAGATTCTATGACTGCTTATGGTGAAAAACTAAATAATAAAGTAGATTTTAGAGAATTTAAAACAGAAGAAGTTCAAAATAAATTTAATGAAAAGTGAAGTAAAAACATCTTAGATTGAATGATTGAAGAAGTAACTCAAATTTATAAAACTAAGGTTTTTGGAAATACTGAAACTAAAGAAAAAATCGCATACAATGAATCTAAAAAGAAAGTTAAAACTTACTTCAATAATAACAATGGTGTACCAATGTTCATTGTTATTAGAAATGGTAAATTAGTAACTTGAGAAGTTGGATTTGGAAAATCAGAGCAAGGATGAACAGAAAAAATAATTGATGAATTATTTGAACCATTGATTACTGCAATGAACAACAGTGATCAAGAAACAGTATTTATTGATAAAGTTAATAAAGGTCAATCTACTGGTGGAGGAGAAACACCTGACCCTGACCCTGGAACAGATCCAGGTACTGAACCTGGAACAGATAGTAGAAAACAATTATATCAATTTAATTATTCACTTGATAACTTAGAGCTAATTAATAATTATTCAAATAAATAA
- a CDS encoding ArsR/SmtB family transcription factor — MKEKYIEFAEIFKTLGDPTRLQIINMICDCGCTKCAQNILVNLNITQPTLSYHMKMLEKVGLITSLKEKNSKSYKINNQIIDELKLFVSEIQVEKNLLICSNCNEKK; from the coding sequence ATGAAAGAAAAATACATAGAATTTGCAGAAATATTTAAAACACTTGGTGATCCAACAAGATTACAAATAATTAATATGATTTGTGATTGTGGTTGTACTAAATGTGCTCAAAATATTTTGGTTAATTTAAACATAACACAACCAACATTAAGTTATCATATGAAAATGTTAGAAAAGGTTGGTTTAATAACTTCTCTTAAGGAAAAGAATTCTAAAAGTTATAAAATTAATAATCAAATAATTGATGAATTAAAATTGTTTGTTTCTGAAATTCAAGTTGAAAAGAATTTATTAATTTGTTCAAATTGCAATGAAAAAAAATAG
- a CDS encoding AlwI family type II restriction endonuclease — protein MKNIKPYKYKPLSFSTTMRNPQRIPSFLKIIKKKSGEILTNEVINEILEDIIKEKIYKPFFISKNEKFKLIYQSENKFNKEQIEEIIMNSPQNHKEAGFDKGWPSRFDTFYKLMKEWGLLYYKIGEKIEISELGEFLIKAFENEEQFDIFASYSIILSKYKTNNLYRKNLNSNKPLILLLDTIKKMRKILNEDFVGISRLEIPIFLCWKDDDTELLSNFIIKIRKEIPKNKYTKENIYCEILKYLDTNFETMGNYIKLTKIFNESTDEYIRKMRESGLISLRGMGKFIDWNSSNRDVINHILSMDSEDTINNEKDYFKFYGKLDNKILELFECKKTGIDKNLIEKKQEFLVKFGNELSFEELNEEFKKMRKKAPSENFVLKDMLEPTRLEFLTSVVFKKKFPDSSVMPNYLCDDEGIPFNHATGNRPDIVFLSDLINFPIEVTLISGSADLTARELFPIVRHLKDDEMFNKHKLVLLIAPNFYEDNFLARAFLEDDKKIKMKFLKIENVVSALLNMKTPNEVINL, from the coding sequence ATGAAAAATATTAAACCATATAAATATAAGCCATTGTCATTTTCTACGACAATGAGAAATCCCCAAAGAATTCCGTCGTTTTTAAAAATTATTAAAAAAAAATCTGGGGAAATTTTAACTAATGAAGTAATCAATGAAATTCTTGAAGATATAATTAAGGAAAAAATATACAAGCCTTTTTTTATTAGTAAAAATGAAAAGTTTAAATTAATTTATCAAAGTGAAAATAAATTTAATAAAGAACAAATTGAGGAAATTATAATGAATTCTCCACAAAATCATAAAGAGGCTGGTTTTGATAAAGGTTGGCCTTCAAGATTTGACACTTTTTATAAACTAATGAAAGAATGAGGTTTACTTTATTATAAAATTGGAGAAAAAATAGAAATATCTGAATTAGGTGAATTTCTTATTAAAGCTTTTGAAAATGAAGAACAATTTGATATTTTTGCTTCTTATTCTATAATACTATCAAAATATAAAACTAATAACTTATATAGAAAAAATTTAAACAGTAATAAACCTTTAATTTTACTTTTAGATACTATAAAGAAAATGAGAAAAATTTTAAATGAGGATTTTGTAGGAATTTCAAGATTAGAAATACCAATTTTTTTATGTTGAAAAGACGATGATACGGAGTTATTGTCTAATTTTATAATTAAAATAAGAAAAGAAATTCCAAAAAATAAATATACTAAGGAAAATATATATTGTGAAATATTAAAATATTTAGACACTAACTTTGAAACTATGGGAAATTATATAAAACTTACAAAGATTTTTAATGAATCAACTGATGAATATATAAGAAAAATGAGAGAATCAGGACTTATATCTCTTCGAGGTATGGGAAAATTCATAGATTGAAATAGTTCCAATCGTGATGTAATAAATCATATCTTAAGTATGGATTCAGAAGATACTATAAATAATGAAAAAGATTATTTTAAATTTTATGGAAAACTTGATAATAAAATTCTTGAACTTTTTGAATGTAAAAAAACAGGAATTGATAAAAATCTTATTGAAAAAAAACAAGAATTTTTGGTTAAATTCGGAAATGAGCTTTCTTTTGAAGAATTAAATGAAGAATTCAAAAAAATGAGGAAAAAAGCTCCAAGTGAAAATTTTGTACTAAAAGATATGTTGGAACCGACAAGACTAGAATTTTTAACTTCAGTTGTTTTTAAAAAGAAATTTCCTGATTCTAGTGTTATGCCTAATTATTTATGTGATGATGAAGGAATACCTTTTAACCATGCCACAGGAAATAGACCGGATATAGTATTTTTAAGCGATCTGATAAATTTTCCTATTGAAGTTACATTAATATCTGGCTCTGCAGATTTAACTGCAAGAGAATTATTTCCTATTGTTAGACACCTTAAAGATGATGAAATGTTTAATAAGCACAAACTTGTTTTATTAATTGCACCAAACTTTTATGAGGATAATTTTTTAGCAAGAGCATTTCTGGAAGATGATAAAAAAATTAAAATGAAATTTTTAAAAATTGAGAATGTAGTTTCGGCCTTATTAAATATGAAAACACCAAATGAAGTTATAAATTTATAA